Proteins encoded by one window of Aeromicrobium yanjiei:
- a CDS encoding ParA family protein: MDIDYQQLSRVVSVATGKGGVLKTSIAANVAGVSARAGFRTLLVELDPQSDLGDDLGYFGDHDNGEQLTRAILTGDPLQPTKVGVRENLDVVTGGEYLSDTAAALAARAQRRGGVAHMLAKPLAPLAATYDLVIIDTPPVAETLQLLALGAARWLVIPTRFDASSIKAMRSIAARVEEARSPEHRLDILAVVLAGVSASATKVREGAETNIKSMLEGMDEDLLLPQMIRESAATARACRDRGMLAYEIAEEVEGAQPYWEALRSGQPIKRLPGSAPALSDDYIKLTDQLIRRLAAHEEQQEATA; this comes from the coding sequence ATGGACATCGACTACCAGCAGCTCTCCAGAGTCGTCAGCGTGGCGACCGGAAAAGGGGGAGTGCTCAAGACCTCCATCGCAGCGAATGTGGCCGGCGTCAGCGCGCGTGCGGGGTTCCGGACACTCCTGGTCGAGCTCGACCCCCAGTCCGACCTCGGCGATGACTTGGGCTACTTCGGAGACCACGACAACGGCGAACAACTCACGCGAGCCATCCTGACCGGCGACCCGCTCCAGCCCACCAAAGTTGGAGTACGCGAGAACCTGGACGTCGTCACCGGCGGGGAATACCTCAGCGACACCGCCGCAGCACTGGCAGCCAGGGCGCAGCGCCGCGGGGGAGTGGCCCACATGCTCGCCAAACCCCTCGCACCCCTGGCCGCCACCTACGACCTGGTCATCATCGACACCCCACCAGTAGCCGAAACCCTGCAACTGCTGGCCCTGGGAGCCGCGCGCTGGCTCGTCATCCCAACCAGGTTCGACGCCTCGTCCATCAAAGCGATGCGCAGCATCGCCGCACGAGTCGAAGAGGCCCGATCGCCCGAACACCGATTGGACATCCTCGCGGTCGTCCTGGCCGGCGTCTCCGCCAGCGCCACGAAGGTGCGCGAAGGCGCCGAGACCAACATCAAGAGCATGCTCGAAGGGATGGACGAGGACCTCCTGCTGCCGCAAATGATCCGTGAGAGTGCTGCCACTGCCCGCGCGTGCCGCGACCGGGGAATGCTCGCCTACGAGATCGCCGAGGAAGTTGAGGGGGCCCAGCCGTACTGGGAAGCGCTGAGGTCGGGCCAACCCATCAAACGCCTCCCCGGCAGCGCCCCAGCACTCTCGGATGACTACATCAAACTCACCGACCAGCTCATCCGGCGGCTCGCCGCCCACGAAGAACAGCAGGAGGCCACCGCATGA